Genomic segment of Arachis stenosperma cultivar V10309 chromosome 4, arast.V10309.gnm1.PFL2, whole genome shotgun sequence:
tactgaccatcttcctctacTCAATGATAAACACATAatgcaaaataaataaataaataaaatacattaaaGGAAAAGAGAACTAAGATGAATTGTTACATGACCCATTGGCATCATCATCCAATTCAAAATAAATAGCATATCAATAAATGTAAGGATGAAGTATTTGATGAGAAAATGGAATGGAATGCAATGGAAGTAACTATAACAATTTACAAAAAATTTCACTGATAAAATGGAACAACAACATTCACAACTCATATCATAATTACATTAAAATTATTACCTTCACAGATGACATTATGGTCTTCTTTAGATAGGATTAGTGCCTTCTAATCATCTGTTGCTAAGTATTGTCTAAACAATGATACCTTAATCATAAGTTGGAACATAAGAAACTAAAGATAAGTTGTAGAAGTCTATGACTCTGTTGATTTCTCAAGTTACCTACAGCTGGATTGCTGGAAAAGATTAAGTGACTAAACATACATGCTAATTGCTTTTTAAATAAAGAACAAGATCACAGAATCCTCAAGGGTTTTCAGTAATAGTCACTCAAGTAATACAGAATTTTCAATTTCCTCATACTTGATAATGTAAGACATAAAATTGTTCTATACATAATATATCATCACACAGTATATATGGAAGCATAGGAAATAGTAAGACAAAGTAATACCCTGTTGTTACACAATTTCTTCCATTCTGAGGGTTTAATTTTGGCTGATTCAAAAAAATGTTCACCCACTTTCTTCATGGATCCATTAACTTCTCCTTTTTCCCATAAGAAAAAGCCCTAAATAATTGAATCACATATTTATCAAACATGAAAGACTTGAAACTGAACAAATGAATAATAGGTATAGTAGTAGTAAATCTAGAAAGGACAAGTCAGAAGGGTGTTTCTCCAGTGGCAGATTGTGGCGTCGTCAGGTAAGCCCATAACACTTGGCTCCTTTTGTATCTTGTAGTCTTTTTTTCagccctgccagtatgactttgttggccgcctCGGCTTGTCCATTTGTTTGGTGGAACATCCATTTACACATAACCCGTGATAGGTAAGCACGGTTTATGTATGAGACGCAATGTGCATAAACCGCGGTACAATATAttagataaaattaatatattataaaattatctaATATATTGTACCAACTCAATGTTAATCagatttttatttctattataaaatataaaaaaaatttaattctaaaaaaaatcatgttattttttagggtttaattttttatcgtGTTTTCATAAAATTTGCACAAAATTCACCTATCATATTGACTAAacttatttatttaagtaaaatttatttataaactcaGCAaacttttttatgttttaatatgatttaaattgtattagtatatttttattttttaattaatttaattttatataaataattagaatccaagaaaaatttGCAACTGAGAGCTTGAGAGAGAATTCGAGAAAGTCTTTGAGGTGGTTTTCAGCCTTTGGTGGTGGTGGAGCCATGAAAGGCGTTGCGCACGTTAACAAAGATTTTTGCATTTATATATCCtttcataaataaaagagaaagtaacttaccacggtttacataataataaataagaacaCGCAAGTAAAGAAATTGTAATTATTGCATTTGAGTAAacgtttttctcttttattttattcaagtaaattactttattttctttatatgactttgtgaaaaaaaataatattattaaaaaacaaTATTATTTGGTAGAAACTCAAATTAAACCCAGAATATTTATCATTTTAACCCACCCAAAATATCATACTACTTTATTATATCCTTTTTTAGATGAATATGCATGGGAACCTCGACCTGGCTGTTAATTAATTATCCACATTTATTTGACATGATGCGGACATGCATGATGAGCACAATAAACAAGTCTATATATTATAGGCAGGCAAATTCTACTATGTAGACAGATGAATTTATCTACATGTGTAAATTAATGTTGGCAGCGCCTAAATGTGAGAATGGAATGAGACAATTTCTCAAGTTGTAGCTCATTCTCCTATGTAGCTCACTTTTTTTCACTCACTCATTCTTAAATACTCTAGAGTGTAGagtttttaacaaaataaatgatcaaacagtttttaattattattttttgagaTATATAgatcatttttttgtttatttttttagatattaataAAGTTTTggttaattattaaattttatgatgtattaaaatatacaaaatataaatattttaaaaaatatcataaaatttaataattgagtattacatcaaaattttttttcacatttaaaaaaattagccacATTTTAACCATATTTAATCACTACTCATGTGATTGTGAGACTTTGTTGTTAACGAGGAAGTACAAATATATAGTTGTTTCATCGGTGTTAGCAGATTTAATTTGTATTATTCCCTATCAACTATTCCTTAATTTTTATCATATAGTTttccaatatatatatagttatatacatataattagtatttttgtGTAAAATTCCTTTAGTACTTAGAATTATTATGATTGTTGCATAATCTAGTTAAGTTCATAATTTTCTATGACTTAAGAAAGTTTGCACGCGCATTGTCCCAgctatataaataaatatagtcAGTGTTTGAGAACTTTTCTATTCGAATCATTAAAATGAacataatattaattataaaatgtCACATCTTTTGGatctaaataaaatattatcttACCGCGTAATATTCAAGATCATTAATACGTTATAGCCTCACTACTTGATATgtatgtgtatttatatttggGCAATGCTAGAGAGcaaataatttttgtaattgttaACCATCAAATAGccatcaataataatttaatggtgtgaaattgatataaaattttatcCAATAGCTCACCTTTTTCTATTaattacatgctggccaaaattcaataaaattgctGAATCTTAGACTTTTTCCTATTCTTATTACATTCggtgaaaattaaataattaattaattgttttttcTAAAGATTGTTGCCCCACCACAGACTACTCCATGTTTACATAGTGAATAGACGCATACCTCAAATATAATATGGTCAACACCATTGAGCATTTCCACAAAATCTTTAAtagctatatatatatgtacgtTCCTATTTGAATCTCTAGTCTGCATCATGATTTAATTCCTCTCATAAATTAAATTCGTCTATAGTAGCATACTGTGGTGGGGACAGCAAAATagaacatacatacatatattaatatatatccCTAACCTACTAACCTAAATACGCATACCTACATATACATACACTTACCTTATTATTATTGTACTGTGCTTACTGCAGTTATTAGACCAACTTCCAACCCTCAACTAGTGCGCCCGGTGTCACTCAAAgttgtttattttttactaaCTTTTGCACGGTGCATTGATGCCTTCTTCACATTGAagttctttttttctttataatgGCACCACTAGTACTATATATATCTAATGAAGGGTCCTCGTTATATATATCTAATGAAGATATATATATTAGGAAGATTTTCAAGTGTACTGTCGTATTGATATATCAGTAATTTTTAATCGttgatcttaattatatatattatatatattttttataattaagatcaaCGGTTAAAAATTACTGAAAAATCGATATGATAGTACACTTGAaaatttttctatatattattcAGTAGTAGCATCATCATGGATCAATTCTAGTTACTACTATATACTATAGGAAGATTTTCTAATGTATCAGTGTACTTTTTTGATATACTGGTATGACATGATTTCAAACCGTGAAGATATTGAATTAAATATGTTGATGGCTGAGATCGTCAAGGTAGCTTATGTGGTGGCGCTAATAAATTGCAGAGCAAGGATAGACAAGAACCTGATCTCCCGTTAACCAAAGAACGATGAGTTGAGTTTCCTGGAGTTTTGCCCTTCGTGAACGGCtcatagaaaaataataaattcattctaataaacaaaaataattggaAAAATAACAAATTCATTTTGTTGATGATTCTTTAGATTTACTTTTGAATGAATTAATCATTTaatattacaatttttttatattaacacatttttttagcaaaaaatttattaacaaaataataaataaacaaatgttaaaggtaagaaaataaaagtttaaaataagaaTCCAAGTTTGTtgttgatatttttaaattttcaccgtattcttttaaatttaattacagATACTTTCATGAATGATTATCGATTTAGAACATAATTTCCATTGCtaaattatttctttaaatGATATGGTATTACTTTTAACAAATTGTACGTCAatgttaattcaaaaaataagaaaggtagaactaaataaaagaaaggaaCCAACACATATTTAAGAATCAATTTAGATAAACGAGTTAATTAAGTTAACACGTGATTTGGTGTTCTAAAATTATATGGAGTTTTAAGGGAGTTTTATTAAGACTCTGAATTCTGGTGGGTTAGAAATAGATTAGATTAGAGAATATGATTGAGCAACAAGTGCGAATGTGACTAATTTTGTTGGCAACAGGAATGTTCTGAAGGCCACCATCGATGTACTTGAAGCTGGTGAAATGAACTTTTACTGCACCCATCTTGATCATCTTGATGAGAATTGGAGGATGAAGCAGATTAATGCAATCCGAGTAACTGCAGAGGATATACCTCAACAGAAAACTAAGAGTAATGACACAAACTTAAGTCAAGTTAGTCCTATGTATgaattgatattattttttccctttgttttgtttttcagTACTCTGAAGAGATTGGAAAACCAATACCAAAGGTTGAAGTGATGAAATATCTAAAGAGTAAGCACTACACGGATGCTAAGGACTATTCACGGGAATGTGAATCTGTTGTGATGATTGCCAAAGGACAAAGTAAAACAAGAATACCTTAAGCTTTTAATTATGTGACATACATTTCATCAATTTTGAAAACTCTTTAATCCTCAAAATTATAATGCAGGTGTGCAAGGGACATGTAAGTATGGAACAAGGGTAGATTACATATTATCATCATCAGATTCAACATATAAGTTCGTAGCAGGGTCCTGTCTTGTGCTTTCTTCCAAAGGGACTTCAGATCATCACATAGTCAAAGTTGATGTGGTTAAAGAAAATAATAGCATTCTAAACAGTAGTCCTCGtcaagaagaaaataataatgtaaCAAAGAAGCAGCAGAGAATGAAAACACAGCCAAGTCCATCAACTTGTATATGGAACAAAAACACATACGGGAGAGATATAGATtgagtttcttatttttctttttcttctctttaatTTGCTTACATTAATCATTGCTGAATTTAACTATAGTTTCGAAGATGGGACAGTTCAGTTAGTTTTAATTTGTTCATGCTTCCTAATCCTCTAATCATATGTGTTCTGTATAAATCTGTGTTTTTTAAAAGACAAAAGATTTACAAGATTATTGAGAGGCAAAATGTTACGTCTTacacatttttcttttgttatttcttTTTGGAGTTGTATAGCTTTTGGTTTTTGATTTATGAACTCAAACAaccattatttatttatttctttcttttgttaataAGCGTCCCATTGCTTTCATAACATAATACAAATAGGGAATGGTAGAAGGCTAATATTTTTagtgtaaaaagaaaaaagaaagttgATTAGTGTTAATTCAAATATAaggtaaaaacaaaaaatattgattagtagaataaaaatatctaaagaATCTTTTGATAGAAGATAGGTTATAGCTAGTCAAAGAAGTCACAAAACTTGGTACTTGCATTACCATGGGACATGGGTTATAGTCAAAGAAGTCACCACCAGCTTACACAATATTATACACAACAACTTTTTAATTGGCTACCTAATAGTACTTGTCATACCAATGTATCAGTAAAGTGATTGTAACACCTGAAAATTTTCCAAAAGTATAAGAGGCTTAACTAAGCTTTTATTAAATTAGGGGCACCATGATATATCCTGCTATATGCATAAGTCATGCTACCTATATGTAGCTATTAATTAAATAACTATAATCTTGTGACCATTTCACAGGCGGCTAGGCCATAGCTAGctaaaaacatatatatatttatataaaaatgctatttattattaatatggaAATCATGACTGGCGTATAACTAAAGTGATTATATGATATTGATGTCATTAATGAATCAAGCTGTGAATTTAATTCTTTCGATTCTATTTATAGTATTTGATTTGGAGGAGTAGTTGTTGTGTAATGGTAGTATGGTacacaattaataaagatctgAATCTGATGAAGAAATTCATCATCAATGCATAGGCCTTGTCTCCATCATCATTCTCTATCTTCCAATTGATGCACTCTCATGATTTTATGTTGAACTTTATTAAGTATagcaaagagaaaagaagattTGGATCTTTTCACAGGCAGCTAGGCCATAGCTAGctaaaaacatatatatatttatataaaaatgctATTTACTATTAATATGAAAATCATGACTGGCGTATAACTAAAGTGATTATATGATGTTGATGTCATTAATGAATCAAGCTGTGAATTTAATTCTTTCGATTCTATTTATAGTATTTGATTTGGAGGAGTAGTTGTTGTGTAATGGTAGTATGGTacacaattaataaagatctgAATCTGATGAAGAAATTCATCATCAATGCATAGCCCTTGTCTCCATCATAATTCTCTATCTTCCAATTGATGCACTGTAATGATTTTATGTTGAACTTTATTAAGTATagcaaagagaaaaaaagatttGGATCTTTTCACAGGCGGCTAGGCCATAGCTAGctaaaaacatatatatatttatataaaaatgttatttacTATTAATATCGAAATTATGACTGGCGTATAACTAAAGTGATTATATGATGTTGATGTCATTAATGAATCAAGCTGTGAATTTAATTCTTTCGATTCTATTTATAGTATTTGATTTGGAGGAGTAGTTGTTGTGTAATGGACTAATGGTAGTATGGTacacaattaataaagatctgAATCTGATGAAGAAATTCATCATCAATGCATAGCCCTTGTCTCCATCATCATTCTCTATCTTCCAATTGATGCACTGTCATGATTTTATGTTGAACTTTATTATGTATatcaaagagaaaagaagattTGGATCTTTTCACAGGCAGCTAGGCCATAGCTagctaaaatatatatatatatatatatatatatatatatatatatatatatatatatatatatatatatatatatataaatgctATTTACTATTAATATGGAAATCATGACTGGCGTATAACTAAAGTGATTATATGATGTTGATGTCATTAATGAATCAAGCTGTGAATTTAATTCTTTCGATTCTATTTATAGTATTTGATTTGGAGGAGTAGTTGTTGTGTAATGGTAGTATGGTacacaattaataaagatctaAATCTGATGAAGAAATTCATCATCAATGCATAGCCTTGTCTCCATCATCATTCTCTATCTTCCAATTGATGCACTGTCATGATTTTATGTTGAACTTTATTAAGTATagcaaagagaaaagaagattTGGATCTTTTCACAGGCGGCTAGGTCATAGCTAGctaaaaacatatatatatttatataaaaatgctATTCACTATTAATATGGAAATCATGACTGGCGTAAAACTAAAGTGATTATATGATGTTGATGTCATTAATGAATCAAGCTGTGAATTTAATTCTTTCGATTCTATTTATAGTATTTGATTTGGAGGAGTAGTTGTTGTGTAATGGTAGTATGGTacacaattaataaagatctgAATCTGATGAAGAAATTCATCATCAATGCATAGGCCTTGTCTCCATCATCATTCTCTATCTTCCAATTGATGCACTGTCATGATTTTATGTTGAACTTTATTAAGTATagcaaagagaaaagaagattTGGATCTTTTCACAGGTGGCTAGGCCATAGCTagctaaatatatatatatatatatatatatatatatatatatatatataaatgctATTTACTATTAATATGAAAATCATGACTGGCGTATAGCTAAAGTGATTATATGATGTTGATGTCATTTGAATCAAGCTGTGAATTTAATTCTTTCGATTCTATTTATAGTATTTGATTTGGAGGAGTAGTTGTTGTGTAATGGTAGTATAGTacacaattaataaagatctaAATCTGATGAAGAAATTCATCATCAATGCATAGCCCTTGTCTCCATCATCATTCTCTATTTTCCAATTGATGCACTGTCATGATTTTATGTTGAACTTTATTAAGTATAGCAAAGACAAAATGTTGAACTTTATTAAGTATagcaaagagaaaagaagattTGGATCTTTTCACAGGCGGCTAGGTCATAGCTagctaatatatatatatatatatatatatatatatatatatatatgctattTACTATTAATATGGAAATCATGACTGGCGTATAACTAAAGTGATTATATGATGTTGATGTAATTAATGAATCAAGCTGTGAATTTAATTCTTTCGATTCTATTTATAGTATTTGATTTGGAGGAGTAGTTGTTGTGTAATGGTAGTATGGTacacaattaataaagatctaAATCTGATGAAGAAATTCATCATCAATGCATAGCCCTTGTCTCCATCATCATTCTCTATCTTCCAATTGATGCACTGTCATGATTTTATGTTGAACTTTATTAAGTATagcaaagagaaaagaagattTGGATCTTTTCACAGGCGGCTAGGCCATAGCTAGctaaaaacatatatatatttatataaaaatactattttctaTTAATATGGAAATCATGACTGGCGTATAACTAAAGTGATTATATGATGTTGATGTCATTAATGAATCAAGCTGTGAATTTAATTCTTTCGATTCTATTTATAGTATTTAATTTGGAGGAGTAGTTGTTGTGTAATGGTAGTATGGTacacaattaataaagatctgAATCTGAATTCATCATCAATGCATAGGCCTTGTCTCTATCATCATTCTCTATCTTCCAATTGATGCACTGTCATGATTTTATGTTGAACTTTATTAAGTATagcaaagaaaaaagaagatttGGATCTTTTCACAGGCGGCTAGGCCATAGCTAGctaaaaacatatatatatttatataaaaatgctATTTACTATTAATATGGAAATCATGACTGGCGTATAACTAAAGTGATTATATGATGTTGATGTCATTTGAATCAAGCT
This window contains:
- the LOC130975669 gene encoding uncharacterized protein LOC130975669, with the protein product MTLLAASACPFVWWNIHLHITRDRNVLKATIDVLEAGEMNFYCTHLDHLDENWRMKQINAIRVTAEDIPQQKTKSNDTNLSQYSEEIGKPIPKVEVMKYLKSKHYTDAKDYSRECESVVMIAKGQSVQGTCKYGTRVDYILSSSDSTYKFVAGSCLVLSSKGTSDHHIVKVDVVKENNSILNSSPRQEENNNVTKKQQRMKTQPSPSTCIWNKNTYGRDID